In Molothrus aeneus isolate 106 chromosome 11, BPBGC_Maene_1.0, whole genome shotgun sequence, a genomic segment contains:
- the GAN gene encoding gigaxonin, which produces MSGPSAVSDPQHPARLLRALSSFREETRFCDAHLVLEGEEIPVQKNILAAASPYIRTKLNYNPPKDDGSTYKIELEGISVDIMKEILDYIFSGQIRLNEETIQDVVQAADLLLLTDLKTLCCEFLEGCIAAENCIGIRDFALHYCLHHVHYLASEYLETHFRDVSSTEEFLELTPQKLKEVLSMEKLNVGNERYVFEAVIRWISHDSESRKVHMKDVMSAVWVSGLDAAYLREQMMSEPLVREIVKECNNIPLTPPQQGEAMLASFKPRGYSECIVTVGGEERVSRKPTSVMRCMCPLYDPNRQLWIELAPMSIPRINHGVLSAEGFLFVLGGQDENKGTLSSGEKYDPDTNSWSSLPPMLEARYNFGVVEIDGILYILGGEDGERELISMESYDIYSRTWTKQPDLTMVRKIGCYAAMKKKIYAMGGGSYGKLFESVECYDPRTQQWTAICPLKERRFGAVACGVASELYVFGGVRSRDDSQASEMVTCKSEFYHDEFKRWIYLNDQNLCIPTSSSFVYGAVPIGASIYVIGDLDTGTNYDYVREFKRSTGTWQRTKPLFPSDLRRTGCAALRIANCKLFRLQLQQGLFRIRVPSP; this is translated from the exons AACAAAATTGAATTACAATCCTCCAAAGGATGATGGCTCAACATACAAGATTGAACTTGAAGGGATATCTGTTGATATCATGAAAGAGATACTAGACTACATCTTCAGTGGGCAG ATCAGGCTAAATGAAGAAACTATCCAAGATGTGGTACAGGCAGCTGATCTCCTGCTGCTTACAGACTTAAAAACTCTCTGCTGTGAGTTTTTAGAAGGTTGCATAGCTGCTGAGAACTGTATTGGTATTCGGGACTTTGCACTGCACTATTGTTTGCATCATGTTCACTACCTTGCCTCAGAGTATCTGGAAACTCACTTTCGAGatgtcagcagcacagaggaattCTTGGAACTGACTCCTCAAAAACTGAAAGAAGTGCTGTCCATGGAAAAGCTCAATGTTGGAAACGAAAGATACGTCTTTGAAGCGGTGATTAGGTGGATTTCTCATGATTCAGAATCCAGAAAG GTGCACATGAAGGACGTGATGTCGGCAGTGTGGGTGTCGGGGCTGGACGCGGCGTACCTGCGCGAGCAGATGATGAGCGAGCCGCTGGTGCGCGAGATCGTCAAGGAGTGCAACAACATCCCCCTGACACCCCCGCAGCAGGGAGAGGCCATGCTGGCCTCCTTCAAGCCCCGCGGCTACTCCGAGTGCATCGTGACTGTTGGGGGGGAGGAGAGAGT ATCACGGAAACCAACCTCAGTGATGCGGTGTATGTGTCCTCTTTATGATCCCAATAGACAGCTCTGGATTGAACTTGCTCCTATGAGTATTCCAAGGATCAATCATGGAGTATTGTCAGCAG aaGGATTTTTATTTGTGCTTGGTGGTCAGGATGAAAACAAGGGAACGCTAAGCTCTGGAGAGAAATATGATCCAGACACCAATTCATGGAGTTCCTTACCACCAATGCTTGAGGCAAGAT ATAATTTTGGTGTGGTAGAGATTGATGGGATTCTGTATATTCTGGGAGGTGAGGATGGTGAAAGGGAGCTGATCTCTATGGAGAGCTATGATATTTATAGCCGGACCTGGACCAAGCAGCCAGACTTGACCATGGTTAGAAAG ATTGGCTGCTATGCAGctatgaagaagaaaatctaTGCAATGGGTGGAGGCTCCTATGGAAAACTCTTTGAATCTGTGGAGTGTTACGACCCCAGGACTCAGCAGTGGACAGCAATCTGTCCTCTCAAAGAGAGGAG ATTTGGGGCAGTGGCCTGTGGAGTTGCCTCTGAGCTTTATGTATTTGGTGGGGTCAGGAGTCGTGACGACAGCCAAGCCAGTGAGATGGTGACGTGCAAATCAGAATTTTATCATGATGAGTTTAAAAG GTGGATTTATCTAAATGACCAGAACCTATGTATCCCAACTAGCTCTTCTTTTGTGTATGGAGCTGTGCCCATCGGAGCCAGCATATACGTGATTGGAGATCTCGATACAG GTACAAACTATGACTATGTTAGGGAATTTAAGAGGAGCACGGGTACCTGGCAGCGCACCAAGCCGCTGTTCCCCTCGGACCTGCGCCGGACGGGCTGCGCGGCGCTGCGCATCGCCAACTGCAAACTCTTccggctgcagctgcagcagggattgTTCCGCATCCGCGTACCTTCTCCGTGA